The DNA region AATCGACCTCGACCGAACCTACGAGGAGGAGGTGGCCAAGAGCGGACAGGACGGCTACGCCGAGACGGTGATGGACGCGTACTACCGGAACTACTTCCCCCGCGGCGACTTCGCCAGCAACAAACTCGTCCGCAGTCGCGCCGGGACGCGCGTCCCGTTCGCCCACGGGGAGTTCCTCCGCGCGGTGACCCAGATGCCCCTCGAACAGCGCGTCGGCTGGATTCCCGGGACGAGGGGGAAGATTCCCTCCGGCACCGCCGAGGCGAAACTCGACCTCGCGCGCGAAATCGGCTACGGGATGGCGGAAGTCCCGTACGAACGGACGAAGATGCCGCCCGAGGAACCCCTCTGGAAGCACGTCGCCGGGTTCGTCACCAGCACGTCGGTGCAACGCCTCCGCGGCACGACGGCGTACGGCGGCCGCCGGATGCAGAGCGTCTGGTCCATCTCCGACGACGAGATGCGGTCGATGCTGGTGGACCTACTCGACGACGCCGCGGAGAGGGAGTTCCTCGACGCCGACGCCGTCGAGACTATCGCGGAGGAACACTTCGAGACCCAAGAGGTAGACCACATCGGCGCGGTGTCCGGACTCACGACGCTGGAGCAGTGGCTTCAGACGAACTACGACTGAACGCGACGCGGGAGTAGTCCCGCGAGGGACTCGGAACGACCTCCGCTAAGAGAACGTTTTTCCGACGCTTCAGACCGAGACTCGCCCGGAGAGCCACTGCTTCGCGCGGCGCGCCGACCCGTAGGTGAACGGACCGCCGATGGCCAACGCCAGATAGCCGTACGCGGACACCTGCGTCGGGTCGCGCCGAATCGACCGGAGGAGGTGTCGAACCGAGTCGCGGTAGTAGCCGTTTCTGAGCGCCGAGAACCCGAGCGTGCGGTCGAAGTTGGAGAGGAACTCCCGGCGGCAGTCCTCGCCGTACGACGCCGCGAGCGACTCGTGTTTCTCGACGATGAGGGGGACGGACTCGTCGCGTTTCTTCTCGAAGTTGTCGGTTATCTGGCCGTGGTCGGTGACGCGCCGGACGACCAACGCCTCGGGCACTGAGGCGTAGCGGGCGTGTTGCGAGAGGCGGATGTGCCACTCGCGGTCCTGCAGACTCGGCAGTCGTTCGTCGGGGTAGCCCGCGTCGTCGAAAACCTCGCGGCGGACCGCAAATCGGGAGAACGTCGCCGCTTGGAGGGTTCCGCGGAGGAGTCGTTCGGTCACGTCGCCGGCGTACTCGGGAACGACGCTGCCGATCTGTTCGCCGTCGGCGTCCACGATTTGCACGCCGGCGGCGACGACGCCCACCTCGGAACCGCCCGCGTCGAACGCCTCGAGGTATCGCTCGACGAGTCTCGGTTCCCAGTAGTCGTCGTCGTCGAGGAAGGCGACTATCTCGCCGTCCGTGGCTTCGATGCCGGTTCGACGGGCGGCGTTCGCGCCCCGGTTCTCCTCGTGGCGGAGACACCGCCACGAGAGGCCGTCGAGCGACAGGTCCTCGAGGACCGGTTCGACCGGTTCGGGCGAGTGGTCGTCCACGACGACGAGTTCGACGTTCGAGTACGTCTGCGCCGCGACGCTCTCGACGGCGTCGGGGAGGTAGTCCGGCCGGCCGTACGTCGGGATGACCACGCTCACTTCGGGGGCGTACTCGGATGTCGCGTCCATTGTCGGAACATTCACCGAAGCGGGTTTTGTTATAGGGAGCGTTCCGCGACGACGGCTCGAACCGAGGGCGAGAAGCGCGATTTCGGAACCGGTCGGAGAGCCGAGGCGGCGGCGTCTCCGGTCGGGATGTCTGTTATTCTGATAGTAACGAAGGTGATACGGAGTAGACAGCCGGTAGTGACCCGCAACTCGACCATCCGAGGGGGAGTGTCGTTCGAAGCCGTCAGGCAGGGGAGGGAGCCGTGAGTCGGAAGGGACTCGCGGCGGACGCGATTGTGACCCTCGCCCTCGTCGCGGGGACCGCCTTCGTCGTCAGTTCGGGCATCGGCGGTCCGTTGCAGGTGGTCGCCGGCGCGGTTCTCGTGCTGTTCCTTCCGGGGTACGCGGTTTCGACGCTCGTGTTTCCGGCCACGGAGTCCGGCCGGTCTCCGTCCGACGTGATGTCGAGACGCGGGAACGCCGGGTGGCAACTCGGCGGCGGCAGCGGACCGAAACGCGCGGGGCTTCCGTTCCTCGAACGCCTCGCGTTCGGGTTCGGACTCAGCGTCGCGTTCGTCCCCGTGTTCGCGTGGACGCTCGACGTCGGGATGTTGGAGTACCAGCGACCGGCGATTATCGGCATCGCGACCGGAACGGCCGCCGTGGCGACGATTCTCGGCGCCGTTCGGCGCGCCAGAACCCCCGACGGGACGCGGTACGTCGTTCCGTTCGCTCACGGAGTCGCCGGCGTCCGAGACGCGTTCGACGGATCGAACGGAAACCGAGCCGTGAACGCCGCTCTCGCGGTGGCGATACTCCTCGCGGTCGGGGCGGTGACGTTCAGTCTCGCCGCGCCCGCCGACGGGTCGGAGTTCACGCAGGTGTCGATTCTCACCGAACAGGAGAACGGGAACCTCACCGCCGGCGGGTACCCCGAGCAGTTCACCAGCGGAACGTCCTCGGAGATGGTTCTGCTGGTGGAGAACTACGAACACGAGCGGACGAAGTACACCGCCGTGGTCCAACTTCAGCGCGTCGAGGACGGCCAAGTCGTCGAGCGCGAGGAGCTGAATCGGGAGTCTCAGACGCTCTACCCCGGCCAATCGTGGCAGTACGGGCACCGGGTGACGCCGACGATGGAGGGGCAGGACCTCCGACTCGTCTACCTCGTCTACCGCGGTGACGCGCCGGCCGACGCGCGCGAGGAGACGGCGTACCGTTCGGTCAACATCTGGTTCGACGTGGTTCCGGTCGGCAACGGAAACGGGGCGAACGGCAGTAGCCAAGCCGCGACGGACGGGACGACGCAGACTGCGACCGAAACGGCGACGCAGACCGAGCCGTAAACCCGTTTTCGCGCGGAAAATCCGCTCTTACGCTCTGCCGCCGCCCGCGCGGCCGCCGGGGAGATTCACCTTCTTTCGGAGCGACGTGAACGCGAGCGTCAGTCGGACCATCGCGTCCAGACAGACGAGCGCGAACCGGTCGCCTCGTGCCCGGTCTGAGCGCGACGAGGTCGGTTTCGAGTACTCCCTCGCCAGTTTGGACACCTCGGGGCGGGTCGCCGCCAGCAGTCGCCGACGCCGCCGTCCGGCGGCGCGCTTTCGGAGGTACGACCGCACGTCCGTCGCGTAATCGTGGTAGATGACCGGACGGGGGTCGTAGACGATATCCTCGCGGTCGTAGCCGCTTGTGAGCAGTCGGTACGTCAGTTCGATTCCCTCGTGGCCCGCCCGCCCGGAGAGCGACTCGTCGAACCCGCTGACCTCCCGGAAAGCCGCGCGTCGGATCGAGGCGTTGCCCTCGATGTTCAGCGTGAAGGGAACCCGCTCGTCGCCGAGGTCGTACCACGTCTGCAGGCGGTTGTACAGCGAGTCGCTCCGCGGGAGGACCCGGCCGCGGACGGCCACCGCCCCGTCGTCGTGTGCGGCGCGGTGCGCGGCGACGAAGTCGCCGTCCGGGATGCCGTCGTCGTCGAGGAAGATCAGGAGGTCGGAGGCCGCCACCTCGGCACCGACGTTCCGAGCCACCGTGACGCCGTAGTTGCCGTCGAGGTGGACGAGGGCGCTCACTCGTTCGGTCCGTTCGACGAGTTCGTCGAGGTCGAACCGGACGCCGTTGTCGACGACGATCACCTCGAAGTCGTCCGCCGTCTGTTCGTCGAGGGCGTCGAGCGTCTCTCGAAGCACCGCCCGCGGCGTCCCGTAGGTGACGATGACGACGCTCGCGGAGGGTGCTGCGGACAGGGGACGCTCGGTCGAACTGCCGACCATCTCGCGGTACTGCGCCGGGAGTTCGTCGACGCGAGACGAAGTAGCAGCCGACATCGGTGTCACTCCTCGGGAGCGTCGTTTCGGGCCGGTCCGTCGTCCTCGTCGGCGTCCCCCGGAAGCTCCGTGTCCAAGAACTCCTCTCGGCCGGGGAGCGCCGCCACGGCTTCGTTTATGCCGCGGTACGCGGCCGTCTCGACGGCGTCCTCGAAGGCGTTCGTCGAGGGGTACTCCCGGAGCGTGAGCACCCGGCCGTCTTCGGTCAGGTAGACGATTTCGGTCGTCCCGTCCGTGTGGCTGTACTCGTCGCCTTCCACCGGCGCGTCGTCACTCATCGTTCGAGTCCGCGAAGTCGGTCAGTGCGCAGTCCCGTCGGGAGGGGCGGGTCGCGCCCACTCCGGTACGTCGGTTCATGAGTACCCGTACGATTCGAACCATTATCGTTATTCTGCCCGAAGTGAAGGCCGTTCCACGATCACCCATCCGCGCCGCGTCTGCGTCTGCGATTCCTTCCGGCGGACGCCGTCGGCCTCCGGTCTTTCGCGCCGACGGTCAGGAGTTCGCGGGCGTTACTTTAGACATAACGAAAGGAGCGGTATTCGTGGTGGTGAGTGTGAAATTCGTATCGACAGCGGTACGCACTATCGGGGCGGACAGACACGGTTGCTGTCCGTCCCTCGATCGATGAGTGCGACTCGGACGGGGTGGTCGCAGTCACGGGCGGTGAGCGACGACGCTCTGCGCCTCGCACTCGTCGTCGGCTACCTCGCTCTCGCCGCGGGAGTCGTCGTAGCGAGGGTGAACCCCTCGCCCGGGTACGACGCGTCGATATACGCCTCGACGCCGTTCGTCTACTGGGCCGGCTTCGGCCTCGCGGTCGCACTCGGCCTCGGCGTCGCCGTCTTCGGCCGACGAGTGACGCGAGCGCTCGGCGTCGCACTCGCCGGACTCGCCATGCTCACCTTCCTCGGTCTGCCGTTCCTCCGAGGGACGTACTTCTACGGGTCCGGCGACGCGTTGACCCACCTCGGACTGGCGAAGTCGCTCCTGCGGACCGACTTCGCGTTCATGGACCTCATCTATCCCGGCGGGCACTCGCTGGCTATCTTCCTCTCGGAGGCGATGGGCGTTCCGCTCCGTCACGGGTTGATGTACGCCATGATGACCGCGTCGGTGGTCAGCCTCGTGTTCGTCCCCCTCGCCGTGTGGGCCGTCGTCCCCGACGGTCGCGCGGTCGGGTTGGCGGTGTTCACGGCGATGCTGATGCTGCCGATGAACAACATCAGCACCCATCCGGGCTTCCACAGCTACACGCTGACGACGCTGTACTTCCCGTTCGTCCTCTATCTCACGTTCAAACACATCACGCGGGGGGCGGAGGACGAGACGCTCCCGGAGTGGGCGTCGGCGGTGAGTCTCGTCGCGCCCATCGCACTCGGCGCGACGGTGTTCTACCACCCGCAGGTGGCCATCGACGTGCTCATCCTACTGTTCACGGTGTTCGCCGTGGGGTACGTCCTGCGCCGCCGCACGGAGACCGCCGGGGCCGCCGGGGCCACCGGGACCACCAGGACGTTCGATCATCGACTGCTCACCGGGCAGGTTCTCGCCCTCGCGGTGATATTCACCGCGTGGGCCGTCCAGCACCAACAGACGTTCATCTTCGCCGAGAACCTGACGAACTCCGTCACGGGGTTCCTCCAGACGGGAGAGGGCGCCGGACAGATAGCGCAGGACCGCGGGAAATCGGCCGACTCGCTGAACATCAGCCTCGAGGTGCTGTTCGTCAAACTGTTCGGCATCTCGTTCCTGTACACCCTGCTGGCGGGCGGTCTGGTGCTGAAGGAGGTACTTGGTGGCGTCCTCCGCGACCGGAGCGGCGACGACTCCGAGATGGCCGTGACGTACATCGGCTTCTCGGCGCTAACCCTCGGGCCGTTCTTCGCCGCGCAGTTCGTCGGCAACGTGTCGTCGTACTTCTTCCGCCACCTCGGCTTCGCGATGGTTCTCATCGGCGTTCTCGGCGCTATCGCCCTCTACAAGGCGGTGACCGAGTACGGATCCGCCCTGAGCGGCGGTGCGCGCGTCGCGAGCGTCCTCCTCGCCGTTCTCGTCCTGACGGGGTCGCTCGTGGCGTTCTACCCCTCGCCGTACATCTACCTCCCCTCCTCGGAGACGCCCGAATCGCAGTTCGTCGGCTACGACGCCACGTTCAAACATCAAGCCGAAGAAGTCCCCGTGGCGAAGGTGCGCATCGGTGCCTCGCGCTTCACCGACGCGCTCACGACGACGGTTCCCGGCCGACTGCTGTGGAGTCCGAACAAGACCGAGTTCGACAGCATCGAGAACTTGACGAAGTATCGGGAGAACGAACGGACGGACCACCCCGGATACTACCTCGTCGTCTCCGAACGCGACAAGGGCCGCGAGGTGAAAGGGTTCCACGGCATCCGCTATCAGCGGGAGGACTTCCGAGAGATAGACGGGGCGGTCACGCCGCGACTCTCCCGCGTGCAGACGAACGGCGACTACCGTCTGTACTACGTCGACCAAGAGGGACTGGTGAACACGACCGACTGAGTTCGTCCGACCGCGCGGCGTTACCGCGGTTGTAACGCCGCCGTTCGTTCGCCGGACGACGACCGAACGCTCGGCCGACGGCGCGCGAGACGCGTCGATTCGTCCGACCGCGGCGTAACTACTCCATTACTATCCACGCTTCTGTCGTGGGAACACTCGATGCGGGCAACAGATATCATGCTGGTCGGACCGGCGGGGAAACCGACCGGTGGCATCGCACAGTACATCCGCGAGCAACGGGAGCGTCTCGGCGACGGCGTCTCCGTCAGAGTGTACGACGTGGCCGTCGCCGACACCGACTCCCCCTCGGCGTTCGTCCGCGCGGTGTTGCACGCGATGTGGCAGGCGCTCTGCTTTCCCTTCCGGCGGCCGCCGGACGTGCTCCACGTTCACTCCAGCCACTGGTACTCGTTCTTCCAGTCGAGTCTATACGTGCTCTACGCCGCCGTCGTCTGGCGCGTCCCGGTCATCCTCCACGTCCACGGGTCGTCGTTCGACAGCTTCGTCCAGTCGGACTCGCGCCTCCTCCGGTGGTACCAGTCTCTCGTCTTCGACCACTGCGCGAACGTCATCGTCCTCTCCGAGTACTGGCGCGACGTAGTGGGGCCGCGCGTCGGGCAGGAGAAGACGACGGTGCTCCCGAACGCGGTGGACCCCGACGAGTACGACCCGACGTACGGCGCGCGCCCGCCGCACGTCGTCTTCGTCTCGAACCACATCGAGCGGAAGGGCATCCGCGAGTTCGTCGACGCCGTCGAGCAACTGTCCGCGCGCGGCGAGGAGTTCCGCGTCACCATCGCCGGGTCCGGACCCCTCTCTCACCTCTCGGAGGACCTCGCGGAGCGACACCCCGAGGTGACCTACGAGGGGTACGTCAGCGAGGAGCGAAAGCGCGAACTCCTCGGCGAGGGGTCGGTGTTCGTCCTCCCGACGCACGCCGAGAACCTGCCCATCGCGCTCCTTGAGGCGATGGCGGGCGGGAACGCCCTGCTCTCGACGACGGTCGGTGCGATTCCGAGTCTGATTGACGACAACGGCGTTCTCGTCTCGCCGGGCGACCCCGATTCGCTCGCCGCGAGTCTCTCGGACCTGGTGAACGACCCCGAGCGGGTGGACGAGATGGGACGGAAAAGCCGCGAGCGAGTCGAGGAGGAGTACTCGTGGCCCGTCACCGTCGAACGCCTCGAAGCGCTCTACCGCGGCTTGAAACAGTGCGAAACGAACTGAAACAGTGAGCGAGAGCGACGCGAGAGCCCGCCTATCCGCCTCTCGCCGGGGAGTGTCGGCGAGACGCCCGGAGACGTTCTTTCCACCGCGCTCAGTCGCTCTCGCGCGTTCGCGAACGCCGCGCGGAGTCGGCCCTTCTTTCGGCCGTCCGCGCGCGCGGCGAATCCGACTCCCCGCCGCGACGATCCGTTAACTCGGTGTTAACACGGTGATAACGGAGAATCTGGCCATCCTCACGGACACCAAACTGGCCGTACAGCGCTTCTCCACGCCTCGAAGCGGCGATGAGCTACCCTTCCGTTCATTCACTAATTAGTGAAAGTCAGGAGTCTATTAGTATATTTACAGACAAAAAACGCCCAAAATAATCGAAGCACTTATCTAAATAATCTCTAATTAACCGAGCGTCCATGGCAGAAAGACCGAACGATGCGGGCAGGACGGATGGGGACGAATCGAGTGGGACGCTTCTGGGGCGTCGCGACGCACTTCGACTGGGGGCGGCGGCCGCCGCAGTCGCCACGGGTGCGGCCGCGACGAGCAGTCCCGTCGCTGCGGTACTCGAACAGAACGACATCGAGTTCGACCGGCGCGTCAACGCCGTCGAAGACTTGGGGGCGGACCCGACGGGGACGGTTCCGATAGACGCCGCCTTGGGCGGGGCGGTCGACGACGGGGTGCTCGTCGAGTTCCCCGCGGGGACGTACAGCGTGAACATCCCGATAGAGATGGGGGAGCGAACCGGGTTCGTCGGCGTCGGGGAGACGGCGGCGGACGTGCGGTTCCGTCCGACCGGAGCGGCGGGGAACCAGTGGCTCCAGTTCGCCGAGACGGGCGACAGCGTCGTTGGGGGCTTCACCGTCGTCGGCGACACGCCCGGCAGCATCGGCGGAACCGTCGACGGGTCCGTCGTCGTCTCGAACGTCGCGTACGACGCGGTCGGGGCGGCGCAGGCGGGGGCCGAACCGCACACGCTGGAGATAGAGTGGATGGGCGAGAACGTCACCTACGAGTTCACCGTCGAGGGCGACACCGAACCCGGCGACGACCTCACGGAGGGACGGGCGGCGACGTTCGGGCCGAGCACCGAGGGCTACCTCACCGGCGGCCTCCACCGCTTCGAGTACACCGGGTCGCTCGCCGACCTGCGCCTCTCGACCGGCGCGCGCGTCACGGTCGACGGCGTCGAAGTGGACGCCGCGACGGTGGGCGACGACGCGGACGTCGAGTTCTTCGCGGCCGCCGAGGGGGGGTCGGCGACGTACGACCTCGTCGCCTCGCGTCGCGCGGGCACGCGCGGAAAGACGCTCGATGCGGGCGACGACGACGCGGTCACCGTCACCGAGGGCGTCGAACACCTCTCGATAGAGGGGAGCGCACTCGTCGACGTCGCGCGGAAGTACTGAGTCGGAAATCGTAGCGGCGCGGCACTCTTCGTTTGCGGAGCAGTCCCGTGAGCCGACGCTTCCGGCGGGTCGTCCGCCGCTAAGATGGTCATAACCGCCGACACGTGCGCGCGAGAGAAACGTTAGTCGCTGACGAATTATCCGTCCCGGAATCATTTCGAACGATATCCAATGCCCCGAGACGTCGTCTGGATAACACTCGAAAGCGTCCGTCAGGACCACAGTTCGCTCGGCGGGTACGACCGCGACACGACGCCGTTCCTTCGGTCGCTCGGGTCCCGATCGGACGCCGCAACGTTCACGAACTGCTTCTCGCACGATATCTGGACTCGGTCGTCGAGCGCGTCGATACTGACCGGGTTGGCCCCCTCCGCGCACCGAACGTGGTCGCAGGACGACCGTCTCGCCAGCGACGTACCCACCGTCGCCGAGGCGTTCCGCGACGAGGGCTACCGAACCGCTTGTATCTCGCCGAACCCCCAACTGAGCGACGTGACGGGCCTCGCGCGGGGGTTCGACCACTTCCACTACCTCGGCAAGGAGAACCTCATCGAGGAGATGGGCATCCCGACGATGATTCGGTATCTCACCGGGTTGCGCCGCTACTCCGCCGGCTACACCACCGACACCCGAAAGCACTCCATCGGCTACCTCAACGAAGTCCTCTCGAAGCGCCACGTCCGCGCGGCGTCCGAGGAGGGAACCCCGCTCTTCCTCTACGTCCACCTCGGCGACAGCCACCACCCGTACTACCCGCCGAAACCGTATCAGGACGCGTTCACGGACGGGTTCGAGATGGGTCTCGACGAGGCGCTGGAGACGTCGATGGACATGTCCGAGAACCTCTACGAGTACATGGCTCGCGACCTGCCGTTCGCCGACGACGAGTGGGAGGCAATCCGAGCGATGTACGACGCCGAGATACTCAACGTGGACCAGACGACGCGGCGCATCGTCGAGTACGCCGAGTCGCGACTAGACGACCCTATCGTCGTCGTCACCTCCGACCACGGGGAACTGCTCGGCGAGTCGGGGCTCCTCGCGCACATGATATCGGTCGAAGACGCCGTCTCGCACGTTCCGATGGTCGTCTCCGGCGTCCCCGGCCTCTCGGGCACCCGCGACGACATCGTCCAGCACGCGGACGCGATGCAGACGGCCCTCACGGCGGCCGGCGTCGATTTCGACCTCCCCGTCGGCTACGACCTGCGCAAGAGCGACCGCGAGTTCGCCGTCACCCAGCGTAGCGGCGCCCGCGCGCAGGGGAAGTTCGGGAAACTCGCCGAGTCCGGCCCGCAGTTCGACGCGAGCGAATACCACTCCGA from Halopelagius longus includes:
- a CDS encoding glycosyltransferase family 2 protein, which codes for MSAATSSRVDELPAQYREMVGSSTERPLSAAPSASVVIVTYGTPRAVLRETLDALDEQTADDFEVIVVDNGVRFDLDELVERTERVSALVHLDGNYGVTVARNVGAEVAASDLLIFLDDDGIPDGDFVAAHRAAHDDGAVAVRGRVLPRSDSLYNRLQTWYDLGDERVPFTLNIEGNASIRRAAFREVSGFDESLSGRAGHEGIELTYRLLTSGYDREDIVYDPRPVIYHDYATDVRSYLRKRAAGRRRRRLLAATRPEVSKLAREYSKPTSSRSDRARGDRFALVCLDAMVRLTLAFTSLRKKVNLPGGRAGGGRA
- a CDS encoding DUF1616 domain-containing protein, whose protein sequence is MSRKGLAADAIVTLALVAGTAFVVSSGIGGPLQVVAGAVLVLFLPGYAVSTLVFPATESGRSPSDVMSRRGNAGWQLGGGSGPKRAGLPFLERLAFGFGLSVAFVPVFAWTLDVGMLEYQRPAIIGIATGTAAVATILGAVRRARTPDGTRYVVPFAHGVAGVRDAFDGSNGNRAVNAALAVAILLAVGAVTFSLAAPADGSEFTQVSILTEQENGNLTAGGYPEQFTSGTSSEMVLLVENYEHERTKYTAVVQLQRVEDGQVVEREELNRESQTLYPGQSWQYGHRVTPTMEGQDLRLVYLVYRGDAPADAREETAYRSVNIWFDVVPVGNGNGANGSSQAATDGTTQTATETATQTEP
- a CDS encoding glycosyltransferase family 4 protein; protein product: MRATDIMLVGPAGKPTGGIAQYIREQRERLGDGVSVRVYDVAVADTDSPSAFVRAVLHAMWQALCFPFRRPPDVLHVHSSHWYSFFQSSLYVLYAAVVWRVPVILHVHGSSFDSFVQSDSRLLRWYQSLVFDHCANVIVLSEYWRDVVGPRVGQEKTTVLPNAVDPDEYDPTYGARPPHVVFVSNHIERKGIREFVDAVEQLSARGEEFRVTIAGSGPLSHLSEDLAERHPEVTYEGYVSEERKRELLGEGSVFVLPTHAENLPIALLEAMAGGNALLSTTVGAIPSLIDDNGVLVSPGDPDSLAASLSDLVNDPERVDEMGRKSRERVEEEYSWPVTVERLEALYRGLKQCETN
- a CDS encoding glycosyltransferase family 2 protein, translating into MDATSEYAPEVSVVIPTYGRPDYLPDAVESVAAQTYSNVELVVVDDHSPEPVEPVLEDLSLDGLSWRCLRHEENRGANAARRTGIEATDGEIVAFLDDDDYWEPRLVERYLEAFDAGGSEVGVVAAGVQIVDADGEQIGSVVPEYAGDVTERLLRGTLQAATFSRFAVRREVFDDAGYPDERLPSLQDREWHIRLSQHARYASVPEALVVRRVTDHGQITDNFEKKRDESVPLIVEKHESLAASYGEDCRREFLSNFDRTLGFSALRNGYYRDSVRHLLRSIRRDPTQVSAYGYLALAIGGPFTYGSARRAKQWLSGRVSV
- a CDS encoding sulfatase, with product MPRDVVWITLESVRQDHSSLGGYDRDTTPFLRSLGSRSDAATFTNCFSHDIWTRSSSASILTGLAPSAHRTWSQDDRLASDVPTVAEAFRDEGYRTACISPNPQLSDVTGLARGFDHFHYLGKENLIEEMGIPTMIRYLTGLRRYSAGYTTDTRKHSIGYLNEVLSKRHVRAASEEGTPLFLYVHLGDSHHPYYPPKPYQDAFTDGFEMGLDEALETSMDMSENLYEYMARDLPFADDEWEAIRAMYDAEILNVDQTTRRIVEYAESRLDDPIVVVTSDHGELLGESGLLAHMISVEDAVSHVPMVVSGVPGLSGTRDDIVQHADAMQTALTAAGVDFDLPVGYDLRKSDREFAVTQRSGARAQGKFGKLAESGPQFDASEYHSDDVTSVRTPEFRYTRSTDGDELFAIPDEETDVSEEHPDTRDELAETCESWLETYGLPYSEQRERAEFDDSMSDHLADLGYI